Proteins encoded in a region of the Stieleria neptunia genome:
- a CDS encoding PEP-CTERM sorting domain-containing protein — translation MIFVASQANAGVMTFTGQSGNLGVSVYVEDGVRFATPGDLVGVDPNSIRPTAPAGAAYSGIGGGVYEISLADSSSFDLVDFLYYGNTNTGSGLSFDVTGFLTGGGTVAASITDPPLGDVPLTFSNPAFVGLDLIRVAPTSMVDFLLLDNIHLEPAAAGTVPEPTSIAIFACGVICMVGARRRRRA, via the coding sequence ATGATCTTCGTCGCGTCGCAGGCCAATGCGGGCGTCATGACCTTCACCGGGCAATCCGGCAACCTAGGTGTTTCCGTCTATGTGGAAGACGGAGTCCGCTTCGCGACACCGGGCGATTTGGTCGGCGTAGATCCTAACTCGATTCGCCCAACTGCGCCGGCGGGCGCAGCGTATTCAGGAATCGGTGGGGGCGTCTACGAAATATCGCTTGCCGATAGTAGCTCGTTCGATCTGGTCGACTTCCTGTATTACGGCAACACCAACACCGGCAGTGGATTGTCATTTGATGTGACCGGCTTTCTGACAGGCGGTGGAACGGTTGCGGCATCAATCACGGACCCTCCGCTGGGCGATGTTCCACTGACCTTCTCGAATCCCGCATTCGTCGGCTTAGACCTAATCCGTGTTGCACCGACAAGTATGGTTGATTTTCTGCTCCTTGACAACATTCATCTCGAGCCAGCGGCGGCGGGGACAGTCCCCGAACCGACAAGCATCGCGATCTTCGCCTGCGGTGTCATCTGCATGGTTGGCGCTCGACGCCGCCGAAGAGCGTAG
- a CDS encoding YihY/virulence factor BrkB family protein yields the protein MDLLKKTFADFSKDRCTTLAAALAYYTAFALPPLLYLLLTILTFGLSVMYDSEAAEQKAQSILQSQASEMIGNPTATEEIGTILENNDNASGKWWKTLLSFAGIVVGATGVVAALQASLNQVWEVKPDPEQAGWKDMISKRVLSLGMIIGLGFLLLVSLVISSVLQGFSEMIGVSGTMGEVVNFVVQALVVFVMFAAIFKYMPDAIVRWKDVFVGAAITTVLFLVGRFAMQIYFNFSEPGAQLGSAAASIAVLLVWVYYTAIIVLLGAEATQVYAVTYGSGIRPESDAVRVVEKLQRPGEASSS from the coding sequence ATGGACTTATTAAAGAAAACCTTCGCCGATTTCTCCAAGGACCGCTGCACCACGTTGGCCGCGGCACTGGCCTACTACACCGCATTTGCGCTGCCGCCCTTGCTGTACTTGCTGTTGACGATCCTCACGTTCGGATTGTCCGTGATGTACGACAGCGAAGCCGCCGAGCAGAAGGCTCAATCCATCCTTCAGAGCCAGGCTTCCGAGATGATCGGCAACCCGACTGCGACCGAAGAGATCGGAACGATCCTGGAGAACAACGATAACGCGAGCGGAAAATGGTGGAAAACACTTCTCAGCTTCGCCGGGATTGTCGTCGGTGCAACGGGAGTTGTCGCGGCGCTGCAGGCCTCGCTCAACCAGGTCTGGGAGGTCAAACCCGACCCGGAGCAGGCCGGTTGGAAAGACATGATCAGCAAACGCGTCCTGTCATTGGGAATGATCATCGGACTGGGCTTTCTGCTGCTCGTCTCGCTCGTGATCTCATCGGTCCTGCAAGGCTTTAGCGAGATGATCGGCGTCTCCGGAACGATGGGAGAAGTCGTCAACTTTGTCGTTCAGGCGCTGGTCGTGTTCGTGATGTTCGCCGCGATTTTCAAATACATGCCCGATGCCATCGTGCGTTGGAAAGACGTCTTTGTCGGAGCGGCGATCACCACCGTATTGTTTCTGGTGGGGCGATTCGCCATGCAAATCTATTTCAATTTCAGCGAACCGGGCGCCCAACTGGGATCCGCCGCAGCCTCCATTGCTGTGCTGCTGGTGTGGGTCTACTACACCGCAATCATCGTCCTGTTGGGAGCCGAAGCGACACAGGTCTATGCGGTGACCTATGGAAGCGGAATCCGGCCGGAATCCGACGCCGTACGGGTCGTTGAAAAGCTGCAACGTCCGGGCGAAGCATCTTCTTCCTGA
- a CDS encoding DUF11 domain-containing protein: MTVNVRGIASAIACTLAVIIPSALGTAFAQQSVQTGDGLLAIKAAMPDEARIGEEFTYEVEVTNNSDNVVLHDIKLRQRKAKGLTIESVSMKGNQDSKQQQDSKAANKSRKDGKKKSPGDSESQQAKNSQQAKDKPEENANASKDQMTISTLQPGDSRVFVVSATADEEGELRSCLEIASYTPALCLTSKVVKPELELTKTAPKKANRCEVIELTYEVKNGGSGDLGKLTVTDSLGEGLATIEGESELSFPVDGLAAGDSRRFVARVFAKKSGEFSSRAVAKADNDDLQSRSKKTTTKVSAADLDARVTGPSRIYGDGLATFTATITNTGNVAAESVDVAVKWPSAANLVDLDNYQLKTSSQKDSSSSQNKKQGQPTLAKKQDSQSQKKNKDQKQSEREKMQLQSESFVIDRLEPGQTAEFTYVVRTDNLEELPTEVQASYVCSIDSVEDQAKAEAKTTATAMATVTVVRLPALQIAVIDAEDPVKNGSKVQYLITVWNEGQAPDQDVQLSAKLPGNLKFDSAEGPTDVENEGDTITFAPIKSMEPGDRAEYTVTAKPTGTGSARFEATLQSKSLKSKVTSEEPTRLFDTASN; encoded by the coding sequence ATGACCGTAAACGTCCGTGGCATCGCGTCTGCGATCGCCTGCACTCTCGCCGTGATCATTCCATCCGCCCTGGGGACGGCTTTCGCCCAACAGTCCGTTCAAACCGGAGATGGCCTGCTGGCGATCAAAGCCGCCATGCCCGATGAAGCTCGTATCGGCGAAGAATTCACGTATGAAGTCGAAGTCACCAACAATTCCGACAATGTCGTTCTGCACGACATCAAGCTGCGGCAACGCAAAGCAAAAGGCCTGACCATCGAATCGGTTTCGATGAAAGGCAACCAGGATTCCAAACAGCAGCAAGACTCGAAAGCTGCCAACAAAAGCAGGAAAGACGGTAAGAAAAAATCTCCCGGCGACAGCGAGTCGCAGCAAGCGAAAAATTCGCAGCAAGCGAAAGACAAACCAGAAGAAAACGCAAATGCTTCGAAAGATCAGATGACGATCTCGACGCTTCAACCCGGTGACAGCCGTGTGTTCGTCGTTTCCGCCACTGCCGACGAAGAAGGTGAGCTGCGTAGCTGCCTCGAAATCGCTAGCTACACGCCGGCTCTGTGCTTGACGTCGAAGGTCGTCAAGCCAGAACTCGAGCTGACCAAGACGGCTCCCAAAAAAGCGAATCGTTGCGAGGTGATCGAGCTGACGTACGAAGTGAAAAACGGTGGGAGCGGCGACCTCGGCAAGCTCACCGTCACCGATTCCCTCGGTGAAGGGTTGGCAACGATCGAAGGAGAAAGCGAACTCTCCTTCCCCGTCGATGGGCTGGCAGCCGGAGACAGCCGCCGATTCGTCGCTCGCGTTTTCGCCAAAAAATCGGGCGAATTCAGCAGTCGTGCAGTCGCCAAAGCGGATAACGATGATCTGCAAAGCCGCAGTAAAAAGACGACGACCAAGGTCAGCGCCGCAGATCTCGACGCTCGTGTGACCGGACCATCGCGAATCTACGGTGATGGTCTGGCGACGTTCACCGCCACGATTACCAACACCGGTAACGTTGCTGCCGAATCGGTCGATGTGGCCGTTAAGTGGCCATCCGCGGCTAACTTGGTTGATCTTGATAACTATCAATTGAAGACGAGTTCGCAAAAAGACTCATCGTCGAGCCAAAACAAGAAGCAAGGGCAGCCCACCTTGGCGAAGAAGCAAGATTCGCAATCGCAGAAAAAGAACAAGGATCAGAAACAGTCCGAGAGAGAAAAGATGCAGTTGCAAAGCGAGTCCTTTGTGATCGATCGTCTTGAGCCCGGTCAGACGGCAGAATTCACCTACGTGGTGCGGACCGACAACCTGGAAGAATTGCCCACGGAAGTGCAGGCCAGCTACGTCTGCAGCATCGACTCGGTCGAAGACCAAGCCAAAGCGGAAGCGAAGACCACCGCAACCGCGATGGCGACGGTAACCGTCGTGCGTCTGCCCGCACTGCAAATCGCCGTCATCGATGCCGAAGACCCGGTGAAAAATGGATCGAAGGTCCAATATCTGATCACGGTTTGGAACGAAGGTCAGGCACCCGACCAGGACGTTCAGCTGAGTGCCAAACTTCCCGGTAACTTGAAGTTCGATTCGGCCGAGGGCCCCACGGACGTCGAAAACGAAGGCGACACGATCACGTTTGCTCCGATCAAGTCGATGGAGCCGGGCGACCGCGCCGAGTACACCGTGACGGCGAAACCCACCGGCACGGGCAGTGCCCGATTTGAAGCGACACTGCAAAGTAAATCGCTCAAGAGCAAAGTCACCAGCGAGGAACCCACTCGACTGTTCGACACCGCGAGCAACTGA
- a CDS encoding AI-2E family transporter, with amino-acid sequence MTMREHDESDTAKAPIVETIVASGHFGGQGREMEFDGVGRMKDAQRQDRAAESRLPRYEVSSNRYRLGRASGPTSHSPWVICIAVILVLGAIYVASSLLVPLTISLVAYLTLRPGVVRMCRIGLSQTVASAMVILVFFSVIALAAILLYTPLQTWLADAPESVTRLRGKFDQVAEPLTTVDRAEEQLDTATSGLQRESAEVTVSVEKPSIVDPAYLINKTGHVLAFVAAIGVLTFFMLCNGDDVLNRVLMVLRDQEKRDQVLETVGEIQESVGRYLGQITLINLGLGLAVTLVMWIVGMPTPYLWGAMAMLFNFVPYLGPIAGTLVVFVAAGTAFDSFSRAALMAASFWITTAVEGQFVTPAILGKSLKVGSLVVLVAVAFWGFMWGLPGIFLSVPLLIVMRQVFASFDATYPLAVVLGEDPCLPGQPCEPLKEDEPIAEAV; translated from the coding sequence ATGACGATGAGGGAACACGATGAGTCTGATACCGCAAAAGCACCGATCGTCGAAACCATCGTTGCGTCGGGTCACTTTGGCGGCCAAGGAAGAGAAATGGAATTCGATGGAGTCGGTCGAATGAAAGACGCCCAACGACAAGATCGGGCTGCGGAGTCACGGTTGCCCCGTTATGAGGTCAGTTCCAATCGCTATCGGCTGGGGCGGGCATCAGGCCCCACGTCTCATTCACCGTGGGTCATCTGCATCGCAGTCATCCTGGTCTTGGGCGCGATCTATGTTGCAAGTAGCCTGTTGGTGCCGCTGACGATTTCGTTGGTCGCCTATCTGACGCTGCGCCCGGGCGTGGTGCGTATGTGTCGTATCGGATTGAGCCAGACGGTTGCGTCTGCGATGGTGATTCTGGTGTTCTTTTCAGTCATCGCCTTGGCGGCAATTCTGCTGTACACGCCACTTCAAACCTGGCTCGCCGATGCACCCGAGAGTGTCACCAGGCTGCGTGGAAAATTTGACCAGGTTGCCGAACCCCTGACGACGGTTGACCGCGCGGAAGAGCAACTCGACACGGCGACGTCGGGGTTACAGCGGGAGTCCGCTGAAGTCACCGTTTCGGTGGAGAAACCCAGCATTGTGGACCCGGCATACCTGATCAACAAAACCGGCCACGTGCTGGCATTCGTCGCCGCAATCGGTGTGCTGACGTTCTTTATGTTGTGCAACGGCGATGACGTTCTCAACCGAGTATTGATGGTATTGCGGGACCAAGAAAAACGCGATCAGGTGTTGGAAACGGTTGGCGAGATTCAGGAAAGCGTCGGCCGTTACCTCGGTCAGATTACGCTGATCAACCTTGGGCTGGGGCTCGCCGTTACCCTGGTGATGTGGATCGTCGGTATGCCGACTCCGTATCTTTGGGGAGCGATGGCGATGTTGTTCAACTTTGTCCCGTACCTCGGTCCGATAGCGGGCACCCTGGTCGTTTTTGTTGCAGCGGGAACGGCTTTTGACTCTTTTTCGCGGGCGGCTTTGATGGCAGCAAGTTTTTGGATCACGACCGCTGTCGAAGGTCAGTTTGTGACTCCAGCGATCCTAGGAAAGTCACTCAAGGTTGGTTCGTTGGTGGTCCTGGTAGCCGTCGCGTTTTGGGGATTCATGTGGGGACTGCCGGGTATTTTCTTATCCGTTCCATTGCTGATCGTGATGCGTCAGGTCTTCGCCAGTTTCGACGCGACCTACCCGCTCGCTGTCGTCTTAGGTGAGGACCCATGTTTGCCCGGGCAGCCGTGTGAGCCGCTGAAAGAAGACGAGCCGATCGCCGAAGCGGTCTAG
- a CDS encoding phage holin family protein, producing the protein MSTGYQTNGTNRVADSDINDPRSLSDLIKELRDESVALVREEVALAKTEMSEKANVVGRNSALLIVGGAVAHLGLIFLLLAVSYGLYVAIGLAGLPVHALWIAPLIVGLVVGGIGLAMFAKAKETLANFSPVPERTKQSLKEDKQWLQAKTK; encoded by the coding sequence ATGAGTACCGGATACCAAACCAACGGAACGAACCGTGTCGCTGATTCCGATATCAACGACCCTCGTTCGCTGAGCGACCTGATCAAAGAACTTCGCGACGAGTCCGTCGCGTTGGTCCGCGAAGAAGTCGCGTTGGCGAAAACGGAGATGAGCGAGAAGGCAAACGTGGTCGGACGAAATTCGGCCCTGCTGATCGTTGGCGGCGCTGTCGCCCACCTCGGACTCATCTTTCTCTTACTCGCCGTCTCGTACGGCTTGTACGTCGCGATCGGGCTGGCGGGATTACCGGTTCATGCCTTGTGGATCGCCCCGTTGATCGTCGGACTCGTGGTCGGCGGAATCGGATTGGCAATGTTCGCGAAAGCGAAAGAGACACTGGCCAACTTCTCGCCGGTACCCGAACGAACGAAACAATCTTTGAAGGAGGACAAGCAATGGCTACAAGCCAAAACCAAGTGA
- a CDS encoding DUF3618 domain-containing protein, with the protein MATSQNQVNKNGHYDNRTHVNRVPPIDDLEHRDSGEIKRRIDQTRGAMDETLDELGERLNPRNLLDDVISIFRSPQTRDTAKRASDAASDFASNLSRQVSENPIGATLVGAGLAWLALGSRRDTVDPDDDAEMTDFDDQPYYTENDLLLDPRYDGSRHQPEIIVPESFDDDEDSQSTLRRARDQVSSAASTAGDALGSTWESTKAGASSAAESASDATNRAGNAVSAAASSVVSGAKSAASSVGEAVSSATASTSEASRRAYLRSRAVARDAGRVTRRAGRRSGRQLSDATSQTGDHVAQVYDRTTRRVQRAHDETPLALGLGILALGAITGALIPRTRREDEWMGEQSDAVTREAQRQAERAINRGQEAVENTVEAAKQSAQSQGLTGDSLAERATRVVEKASDSIREAAREERLHPEQLRSDAETVAEDAKQQAMAEGTDAKQAAKAEVAQMDEDAKKAIDS; encoded by the coding sequence ATGGCTACAAGCCAAAACCAAGTGAACAAGAATGGTCACTACGACAACAGGACTCACGTCAACCGCGTCCCCCCGATCGACGACCTTGAACATCGCGATAGCGGTGAAATCAAGCGACGGATCGACCAGACACGTGGTGCAATGGATGAAACACTGGATGAACTTGGCGAACGGTTAAATCCCCGCAATCTCCTCGATGACGTCATCTCCATCTTTCGCAGCCCCCAGACGCGTGATACTGCCAAACGTGCAAGCGATGCCGCGAGCGACTTTGCCAGTAATCTCTCTCGACAGGTCAGTGAAAACCCGATCGGCGCGACCCTTGTGGGTGCCGGATTGGCATGGCTCGCGCTGGGCAGTCGACGTGACACGGTGGACCCGGATGATGATGCGGAGATGACCGACTTCGACGACCAGCCGTACTACACCGAAAACGACTTGTTGCTCGACCCCCGTTACGACGGCAGTCGACATCAACCGGAAATCATCGTTCCGGAAAGCTTCGACGACGATGAGGATTCTCAGAGTACGCTGCGTAGAGCTAGAGACCAAGTATCCTCAGCCGCTTCCACCGCCGGCGATGCTCTCGGCTCCACGTGGGAATCGACGAAGGCGGGGGCCTCGTCCGCCGCCGAATCTGCTTCGGACGCCACCAATCGCGCCGGCAACGCGGTCAGCGCGGCCGCGTCATCGGTCGTTTCCGGTGCCAAATCCGCCGCATCGTCGGTTGGAGAAGCGGTTTCATCGGCGACAGCGTCGACCAGCGAAGCATCCCGCCGCGCGTACCTGCGGAGCCGCGCCGTTGCACGCGATGCGGGTCGCGTGACTCGACGCGCCGGACGACGGTCTGGACGGCAACTCTCCGATGCGACCTCCCAGACCGGAGACCATGTTGCGCAGGTGTACGACAGAACTACCCGCCGGGTTCAACGTGCCCACGATGAGACGCCGTTAGCGTTGGGACTGGGAATCCTTGCACTAGGTGCAATTACCGGCGCGCTAATTCCACGAACCCGCCGTGAAGATGAATGGATGGGCGAACAGTCGGATGCGGTGACGCGAGAGGCTCAACGACAAGCCGAACGGGCGATCAACCGTGGTCAGGAAGCCGTCGAAAACACGGTGGAAGCGGCCAAGCAATCTGCCCAGTCGCAAGGTCTGACCGGGGATAGCCTCGCCGAACGAGCAACACGCGTCGTTGAGAAGGCATCCGATTCGATCCGCGAGGCCGCTAGAGAGGAAAGGTTGCATCCCGAGCAACTGAGAAGCGATGCCGAGACGGTGGCCGAAGACGCCAAACAGCAAGCGATGGCAGAAGGGACGGACGCCAAGCAGGCTGCCAAGGCTGAAGTCGCACAGATGGACGAGGATGCGAAAAAGGCGATCGATAGCTAG
- a CDS encoding c-type cytochrome, with the protein MHFNYRNLHPMAGSKRRLTTLLCLFLFLAGAFAFKAVHSEDGSFSRRHHHRGGIARAMPGKQIFRHDTFGNEPFWTGQLRLHEVIQTAVDPLTALELGLKVDADRLPKDFLGRADLEDPQTTLELLRRDAVLGLKAKVKRNRKTGDLQIVKLGTTCALCHSVVDDSVAPGIGSRLDGWANLDLNVGAIVASSPAIDESTKEVFRSWGPGRYDPYFNQDSQSLPVVLPPAYGLQGVELETFLGVGPISYWNRYVAVTQMHGQGSFFEPALGLDIRVRPDRVRPKLNALLKYQLTLKTPPPPDGFFDPAAAARGEEIFINKAGCATCHVPPTFTDAPLLWDPEFIPTNPAYALRPASITKKWRTTPLRGLWQHAPYFHDGSAETLEDVVEIYDLWFGLDLTPEEKADLVQFLRSL; encoded by the coding sequence ATGCATTTCAACTACCGTAACTTGCACCCCATGGCGGGAAGCAAGCGGCGTCTAACCACACTGCTCTGCTTGTTCTTGTTTTTGGCGGGGGCCTTTGCGTTCAAGGCCGTACATTCTGAAGACGGCTCGTTCTCACGCCGGCATCATCATCGCGGTGGCATCGCTCGGGCAATGCCCGGAAAGCAGATCTTTCGCCATGACACCTTCGGCAACGAGCCCTTTTGGACCGGTCAGCTCCGTCTTCACGAAGTCATCCAAACCGCCGTCGATCCACTGACCGCCTTGGAGCTCGGCTTGAAGGTCGACGCCGATCGGCTTCCGAAAGACTTTCTTGGCCGAGCCGATCTCGAAGATCCGCAGACCACGCTTGAACTGCTGCGGCGTGATGCCGTCCTGGGGCTGAAAGCGAAGGTGAAGAGGAATCGAAAAACCGGCGACCTGCAGATCGTCAAACTGGGGACCACTTGCGCGCTCTGTCATTCGGTGGTGGATGACTCGGTCGCGCCGGGGATCGGCTCGCGTCTCGATGGCTGGGCCAACCTGGATCTGAACGTCGGTGCGATCGTTGCGAGTTCACCCGCGATTGACGAGAGCACGAAGGAGGTCTTTCGCAGCTGGGGCCCGGGACGCTACGACCCGTACTTCAATCAGGATAGCCAGAGTCTCCCCGTTGTGCTCCCGCCGGCCTACGGGCTGCAAGGCGTCGAATTGGAGACATTTTTGGGCGTGGGGCCGATTTCTTATTGGAATCGCTACGTTGCCGTGACCCAGATGCACGGCCAAGGGTCGTTCTTTGAACCCGCGCTGGGGCTGGACATCCGGGTAAGACCCGATCGCGTGAGACCCAAGCTGAACGCCCTGCTGAAGTATCAGCTCACCCTCAAGACCCCGCCGCCGCCGGACGGATTTTTTGACCCCGCCGCCGCGGCGCGGGGGGAGGAGATCTTCATCAACAAAGCTGGCTGCGCGACGTGCCATGTTCCGCCGACGTTCACTGATGCTCCCTTGTTGTGGGATCCGGAATTCATCCCCACCAATCCGGCCTACGCCCTGCGGCCGGCATCGATCACAAAGAAATGGCGCACGACGCCGCTGCGAGGATTGTGGCAGCACGCCCCGTATTTTCATGACGGCAGTGCCGAGACACTCGAAGACGTTGTCGAGATCTATGATCTGTGGTTCGGATTGGACCTGACGCCGGAGGAAAAGGCCGATCTCGTGCAGTTCTTGCGTTCGCTGTAA
- a CDS encoding RNA polymerase sigma factor translates to MRQRDELESDEMRADALTDETIVDRVRGGDLASFELLMRRYNQRLFRVARSILGNDAEAEDAVQETYVRAYEHLSQFRGDAAFSTWLTKITVYEALGRRRIRQRFRSLQIDPSEACTMHDSAKTDDPFEHASRRELQSMLVRSVDALPQDLRTVFVLRVVDGLDTRETAECLRLSEANVKTRLYRARTLLQRKIDRQIGEEVRLLHQFDGARCDRLVESVMRRIQGR, encoded by the coding sequence ATGCGACAGCGTGACGAACTGGAGAGCGATGAAATGCGGGCCGATGCGCTGACAGACGAGACGATCGTTGATCGTGTGCGGGGCGGTGACTTGGCCTCGTTTGAACTCCTGATGCGACGTTACAACCAACGTCTGTTCCGTGTGGCGAGAAGCATTCTGGGAAATGACGCCGAAGCCGAAGATGCCGTTCAGGAGACGTACGTCCGCGCCTACGAACACCTTTCGCAGTTCAGGGGCGACGCTGCGTTTTCCACGTGGCTGACAAAGATCACGGTCTACGAAGCCCTCGGTCGGCGCAGGATTCGACAGCGTTTTCGATCGTTGCAGATCGATCCGTCGGAGGCTTGTACCATGCATGACAGCGCAAAAACGGACGACCCATTCGAACACGCAAGTCGCCGAGAACTTCAAAGCATGCTGGTCCGATCCGTCGATGCGCTCCCGCAGGACTTACGCACCGTGTTCGTCCTGAGGGTCGTCGACGGTCTGGATACCCGCGAAACGGCCGAATGTCTTCGTCTGTCGGAAGCGAACGTCAAAACGCGACTTTACCGAGCGCGGACGTTACTGCAGCGGAAGATCGATCGACAAATCGGTGAAGAGGTCCGCTTGCTCCACCAGTTCGACGGCGCTCGATGTGATCGGCTGGTCGAAAGCGTGATGCGCCGCATCCAAGGCCGATAG
- a CDS encoding DoxX family membrane protein — MESSDHSPLKTVYYPLRIAYGLVPFLAGLDKFLGILANWEQYLPEFVVPLLPVSPAAFMMLVGCIEMVAGLAVLTMLTRLGAYVVMAWLVLIALLLIPAGYLDVAVRDLVMAVGAYSLGRIAGIRGEHWFGGTVADATA; from the coding sequence ATGGAATCATCCGACCATTCCCCCTTGAAAACCGTGTATTATCCGCTGCGGATTGCCTATGGACTGGTCCCGTTTCTGGCGGGCTTGGACAAGTTTCTGGGAATCCTCGCCAACTGGGAGCAGTATCTTCCTGAATTCGTCGTGCCGCTGTTGCCCGTCAGCCCCGCTGCTTTCATGATGCTGGTGGGGTGCATCGAGATGGTTGCCGGATTGGCGGTGCTGACGATGCTCACTCGACTTGGAGCGTACGTCGTGATGGCCTGGCTGGTGCTGATCGCACTGCTGTTGATTCCGGCCGGGTATCTGGATGTGGCGGTGCGTGATCTGGTGATGGCAGTCGGCGCGTACAGTTTGGGACGCATCGCCGGGATTCGGGGTGAGCATTGGTTCGGAGGGACAGTTGCCGATGCGACAGCGTGA
- a CDS encoding vWA domain-containing protein gives MFVRFSKLAVVVGWLLSGHLTSNAAADSYPEIMLILDSSGSMSEVVAGKQKIVAAKEVMHEVVPQLDENIRVGLTAYGHRRAGDCSDIETLIPAGSNDRQELLSQIDHLQPKGRTPISSAILSVANQLKMKDAETTIILVSDGIETCGGDPCQVVAQLNATGVKFVLHVVGFDVDASAAQQLQCIAEQGRGRYFPAADATELLKALQEVSAEVLEKVQQVDPAKVNAKAARSGLGKLRVTMPIGSEVSLKNLKIGNPESGDVKRTVEGPKPDGTYPLLSGTYFVSLGFATPSYGRPTESSLGEVTISKGETRRLSLGSISFNIAKELEEKIAVEEVLITDAGTNHVVARVRKNGNTYYHFKPKPMVAGVYDIQFLYSINKRAAPTVVARTVVVQPGKDTVVTLDSGFQLQPGTDVLGWELIPVQTTATDGHGEGAATAAPAINVKHGGVVGNNDRLWSPYVVPPGTYDLNVFIKGMDEPLPVGEAIVIKPGDLVNFDAGL, from the coding sequence ATGTTCGTACGATTTTCCAAGCTGGCAGTGGTCGTTGGATGGCTTTTGAGTGGGCATTTGACCTCCAACGCTGCGGCCGATTCTTACCCCGAAATCATGTTGATTCTGGATTCGTCGGGTAGCATGTCAGAGGTTGTCGCGGGGAAACAGAAAATCGTCGCCGCCAAAGAGGTGATGCATGAAGTGGTTCCCCAACTGGACGAGAACATTCGAGTCGGATTGACCGCCTACGGACATCGCAGGGCGGGCGACTGCAGCGACATCGAGACTTTGATACCTGCGGGAAGCAACGACCGGCAGGAACTTCTGAGCCAGATCGACCATTTGCAACCGAAGGGCAGAACGCCGATCTCGTCGGCCATTCTGTCGGTGGCAAACCAGTTGAAAATGAAGGACGCCGAAACGACGATCATTCTGGTCAGCGACGGCATCGAGACCTGTGGCGGCGATCCCTGTCAAGTCGTCGCACAATTGAACGCGACGGGCGTCAAGTTCGTGTTGCACGTCGTCGGATTTGATGTCGATGCATCCGCTGCACAACAATTGCAATGTATCGCGGAGCAGGGACGTGGACGATATTTCCCAGCCGCCGACGCGACCGAATTGCTGAAAGCGTTACAGGAAGTCAGTGCGGAAGTTCTGGAGAAGGTGCAGCAGGTTGACCCGGCCAAAGTGAATGCGAAAGCAGCCCGTTCAGGACTCGGCAAGTTGCGCGTCACCATGCCAATCGGTTCTGAAGTGAGTCTGAAGAACTTAAAGATCGGCAACCCTGAATCCGGCGACGTCAAGCGGACCGTCGAAGGGCCCAAGCCCGATGGCACGTACCCGCTGCTGTCGGGGACGTATTTTGTATCGCTCGGATTCGCGACACCCAGTTATGGCCGTCCAACGGAGTCGAGTTTGGGAGAGGTCACGATTTCCAAAGGCGAAACACGCCGATTGAGCCTCGGTTCGATTTCGTTCAATATCGCGAAAGAGCTGGAAGAGAAGATCGCGGTCGAAGAAGTCCTGATCACCGATGCCGGAACCAACCATGTCGTCGCGCGCGTTCGAAAGAACGGCAATACCTACTATCACTTCAAACCCAAGCCGATGGTCGCGGGCGTCTACGACATTCAATTCCTCTACAGTATCAATAAGCGTGCAGCTCCGACTGTCGTGGCACGCACCGTGGTCGTTCAGCCGGGCAAGGATACCGTTGTCACACTCGACAGCGGATTCCAGCTTCAACCGGGAACGGATGTTTTGGGTTGGGAATTGATTCCCGTGCAAACGACAGCGACCGATGGACACGGCGAAGGTGCTGCAACAGCTGCCCCGGCGATCAACGTCAAGCATGGCGGGGTGGTCGGAAACAACGATCGTCTTTGGTCTCCCTATGTCGTGCCGCCAGGAACTTACGACCTGAACGTATTCATCAAGGGAATGGACGAGCCATTGCCGGTTGGAGAGGCGATCGTGATCAAACCTGGTGATCTCGTGAACTTCGATGCCGGACTTTAA